Genomic segment of Panicum virgatum strain AP13 chromosome 9N, P.virgatum_v5, whole genome shotgun sequence:
GTCAATGGGCTCACTGTAGTTCTgtcaaaaacaaaacaaaaaaagaaaacataaaTACTCTGCAGGTATGTACATGTACTGTACATGTTTGTCACTGATGAGGACCGGCAGAATAATTCGGCATGCTTCACTCAACTGATAGGATCATCTCCCGGGCCAGGATTGTAGAGGGGGAGCTCAAGGAGGAAGGCGAGCTTGAACCACACAGGAAGGGCTCCATACACAGCAGGTGGCAACGGGATAAGGGGGCTGCAGAGAACAATCGACGCGCGAATTAGTTAATCTGTGCTGCTGAAAACCAGTGGTTGGACTCTGGAGAGAGATTTATGTCTACCTTGTAGTATTCTTGTATACACGGTATTCCTCCAATCGTCCATAGCGCTTATCAGCAGATGACTTTACAATAGCAATATGGAGGATGTTATGCTTTAGCATTTTGCAGGCACTAGCTGCATCATTTGAAGTCAGCAAAAACAATTGCTTACCTCAAGGAGTGGGATTCCACTGACAAAAAGAAGTAGAAGTGTCAGGAGTATAGGTCCCAAAATCACAAGCCATTCCGCACCTGAAAGAACTGGGGTTGATGCTACAAATACTCCCCACCAAAGGAATAACTGCACCAAATTCAATTGTTATACAGATATATATTAATTAATTGGAATCATAAAGGTTGTACATGTAATCAAAGTTCATTAGCATGTAAACAGAAATACGAATTGAGATCACCACCCGATAGTATTAACAAGTAGCTGTTCAAGGATAGCTAGTTTTCACTGTAGTCAATATCAGTACTGACTTACTGAATCAACTGGAGCATTCAAGGACAGGGAGGATACATGAATTAACTAACCTCCCCAAAGTAATTCGGGTGGCGAGAATACTTCCAAAGTCCCACATCACACCACTTTCCCCTATTACTTGCAGAATTCTTGAACACAAGCTTCTGCTGATCAGCTGTTGCTTCTATGCATATCCCAACCAACCACATTATCCAACCAATTATATCCCTGGCTTCAATCGAGGGGTTTCTGTCACTTGCATTCACAACAGTGACGGGCAAGCTGACAGACCAAACCCAGACAGCCTGCACAAacggtaaaaaaaaaaacagcctgGTGAGTTCCTGAGAAAACGCATGATCAGATCTAATAGCAGAGCACAGGTAGCAAAAATTACCTGGAAAATCCAGAAAACTGCTAATTTTCCCAAATTATCGCGCATTTCATCAAACCGACGGTCTTCGCCCCATTGCATAATCCTGTATGTTACAAGGAAAGAGAAGCATGAGCAATTTACTGAACAACATCGACACGATTTTTGTCATGCTGGTGATTATATATAGGAGGTCATGTTACAGCATACCTCATCAATAAAAACAGTCCTAGGCGAAGGCCCCAGATTACAACGAGGACTGTCAGCACAATCTGAAATAAAGTCAACCCTTATCCTTTTGTTCCTTCAAATTTTAAAACAATCATGATTTCTTCCTTCAAAAGGATACCACAAATAAAAGAAACAACTGCAGTGTCAGAGTACTATCCTTTTGTTCCATTTCCTTCTATAAGAAACACCTATattgttttttcctttttagaTTTTATAGGAACAGAAACATACCTATATTGTTTTCCCTATGAGGATGTTATGACCATATCTCAATTGATTCAAATCAACATGATTAGATTTGAGTTTCTAATTTTAATGTAAGTTACGACTGACGAAGCAATTCTGCTAGCTTTACAAACAATATTAAATTTGCAGCATCCAAGTTTAATGTAAGTGATGAAGCAATACTTCTAGTCTAACTTTAAAGTAACTGACAATTTGATGCATCTAATTTTATGTAAGTGGGCGAAGCAACTCAGCTAGCTTTAGAAACATCGTCGAATTTGCAGCGTCTAATTTTAATGTAAGTGATGAAAAAATGCTGCTAGCTTTATAaactttattatttttatatttgataCTGCAGTGGTAGTTTTAACCATGCTAGATTACTACAGATACCACAGTACACGCGATCTCCAAAATAAACATCAATGAGATCATGGTAAATCCAGAGATGTATGACCTAGAGAAACAAAAAAATGCAACTCAACATTCCCAAGAAACAGCTTTGCCGTGCGGGGCATGCGGCAGCTACTGTAACTCACATTTTCAAA
This window contains:
- the LOC120691179 gene encoding uncharacterized protein LOC120691179 isoform X2, which codes for MGTVLDSHFLALTAIVTVGYQLLFFIVTALLRFDKVTDFAGSTNFVIIAILTLALKGAWHFRQIVLTVLVVIWGLRLGLFLLMRIMQWGEDRRFDEMRDNLGKLAVFWIFQAVWVWSVSLPVTVVNASDRNPSIEARDIIGWIMWLVGICIEATADQQKLVFKNSASNRGKWCDVGLWKYSRHPNYFGELFLWWGVFVASTPVLSGAEWLVILGPILLTLLLLFVSGIPLLESSADKRYGRLEEYRVYKNTTSPLIPLPPAVYGALPVWFKLAFLLELPLYNPGPGDDPIKLQ